ATGGCAAGACTTTAGAAGAAAAAATGACTTTTGCTCAGCTTCTTAGAAAAGTCAATGAAATAGAAGGCTTAAAACGTATTAGATTTATGACATCTCATCCAAAAGACCTTTCCGATGAACTCATTGAAGCCATGAGAGACTGCGATAAGGTATGCAAATCTCTGCATCTTCCATTCCAGGCAGGCAGCACTAAGATTCTTAATGCTATGAATAGAAGATATACAAAAGAGCAGTATTTAGAATTGGCGAAAAAGATTCAAAGCGAAATTCCGGATATTGCTTTAACAACAGATATTATTGTCGGATTCCCGGGGGAAACGGAAGAAGATTTTGAAGATACATTGGATATCATAAGACAAGTTCAATTTAGCGGAGCGTTTACATTTATCTACTCTAAGCGAACGGGTACCCCTGCAGCAACTATGGAAGAACAAATTCCCGAAGAGGTTTCAAGCAGAAGATTTAATGCCCTTCAAGAAGTACTTCGTCCTGTTATTGCTGAAAAAAGTCAGGCAATGCAGGGTAAAATTCTTGAAATATTAGTTGAGGAAGTAAGCAAAAATGATGAAACTCTGCTTACCGGACGTACAGAGAGTGGACACTTGGTTCATTTCGAAGGGGACTCTTCTTTAATAGGAGAATTTATCAATGTGGAGATTACAGAAGCTAAGACTTATTATTTGATAGGTAAGAGACTATAGAGGAAATGTGAGTATGGAGGGAAAGTAAATTGCCACTTACACCAATGATGCAGCAGTATTTAGATACCAAGAAAAAATGTGAAGGTTGCCTATTATTTTTTCGTCTTGGAGACTTTTATGAAATGTTCTTTGAAGATGCCCTCACTGCATCAAAAGAATTAGAAATTACGTTAACAGGAAGAGATTGTGGATTAGAGGAACGAGCACCTATGTGCGGCGTTCCTTATCATTCTGCGGAAAACTATATCAATAAACTGGTAGAAAAAGGCTATAAAGTTGCTATTTGTGAGCAAGTGGAAGATCCAAAGTCAGCAAAGGGAATTGTCAAAAGAGAAATCATCAGAATTGTAACCCCCGGTACTTTAATTGATACCAATGTATTAGAAGAAGGTAAAAACAACTATTTAATGAGTATTTATTCTGATGCTCATTCTTACGGAATTGCAATTGTAGATATTACTACAGGAGAATTTCGGGTTACGGAAATTACAGGCAGTGGTATTCAAAAGAAGCTTATGGAAGAGATCGCTAAATACAGTCCAGCAGAATTAATTTGCAATAAAGACTTTGCAAACGCTCAAAGCCTGATAGAGGAAATAAGAAACAGATTTCATACATACATAAATGAATACAATGAATGGAGTTTTGATTACGAAACGGCATATAAAAAATTATGCGAACATTTTCATGTACATCACCTGGATGGCTTGGGATTAAAAGAATTTTCCCATGGGATCTCTGCTTCCGGTGCTTTATTAGAATACTTAAACGATACACAGAAAGTAAATTTAGGCCATGTTGTGGAAATCACTCCGTACTATATCGATGAATTTATGAGACTGGACATTTCCTCAAGAAGAAATCTAGAGTTAACGGAAACTTTAAGAGAAAAATCGAGAAAAGGTTCTTTGCTTTGGGTACTGGATAAAACAAAAACAGCCATGGGGGCAAGGCTCCTTAGAAAATGGCTGGAGCAGCCTCTTTTAGATGCCATTCAAATAAGAAAACGTTTAGATGGGGTAGAAGAGTTTAAGAACAATGCCATCCTTCGAGAAGAACTCAAAGAGCTTTTAAACGGGATATATGATTTAGAAAGATTAATGAGCAAGGTTATTTATGGAACTGTCAATGGACGGGATTTAATCGCTTTAAAAAATTCTATTGCTTTACTGCCCCATATTAAAACCTTACTATCAGAATGCCATGCTGACTATCAAAAAGAAATATACGATCAGTTGGATATATTAGAGGATATATATCAGCTGATAGATCAAGCAATTATTGATGAACCACCTATATCGGTCAAAGAGGGAGATATCATCAAAGCAGGGTATCATCCGGAAGTGGATAAGCTGAGAAAAGCTAAGACAGAAGGAAAGCAATGGATTGCAGCACTGGAAAGCGAAGAAAAAGAAAAAACGGGAATTAAAAACTTGAAAATAAAATACAATAAAGTCTTTGGTTATTTTATTGAGATAACAAAATCCAATTTTGACTCTGTTCCTGATCGATACATCAGAAAACAAACCTTAGCCAATGCAGAAAGATATATTACTCCGGAATTAAAAGAATTAGAAGAAACTGTTCTGGGTGCAGAAGAAAAAGTCATGGATCTGGAGTATAAACTCTTCCTTGAAATAAGAGAACATATCTGCGGAGAAGTTGAGAGAATTCAAAAGACGGCAAAACAAATTGCTGTGATTGATGTCCTTCAGTCCCTGGGGGATGTAGCAGATAGGCAAAATTACGTAAAACCAGATATTACTGAAGAAGATACAATCCATATTAAGAATGGAAGGCATCCGGTTGTAGAAAAAATGATGCCAATGGAACAGTTTATTTCCAATGATACTTATCTTGATGAGAATGAAAATAGGCTGGCCATTATTACAGGACCGAATATGGCAGGAAAATCGACTTATATGAGGCAAGTTGCATTAATTGTATTAATGGCACAGATCGGAAGTTTTGTTCCTGCTGAAAGTGCTGAAATAGGAATTGTAGATAGAATTTTTACCCGAGTAGGGGCTTCTGATGATTTGGCTTCAGGTCAAAGTACTTTTATGGTTGAAATGTCCGAGGTGGCCAATATACTTCATAATGCAACCCATAAAAGTCTCCTGATACTCGATGAAATCGGCAGAGGAACCAGTACCTTTGACGGATTAAGTATTGCCTGGGCAGTGATTGAATATATCAGCAATAAAAATAAAATAGGTGCTAAAACCTTGTTTGCTACCCATTATCATGAGCTTACGGAATTAGAAGGGAAAATACCAGGGGTTAATAATTACTGCATTGATGTGGTGGAAAAGGGAGACACTATCATTTTTTTGAGAAAGATAAAGCGGGGCGGTGCGGACCATAGCTATGGTATTCAAGTAGCGAAATTAGCCGGATTGCCTAATGAAGTCATTGATAGAGCCAAATACATTTTATCTGAATTAGATGAAGCAGATATCAGTAAACATACAAAAAGTATTACAGCTGCAGAGCCAAAACCTAAAACACAGAATGCTCTTCCGACTCAACTGGATTTATTTTCAGCTGCTCAAAAAGAGTTTATTCAAGATATAGTCAATGTTGATGTGTTGAATATGACCCCTATGGAAGCCATGCAAAAGCTCTATGACCTTATTAAGAAAGCTAAGACACTGATATAACGAGGTGATTTTTTGAATCCAATACATAAATTGGACGAGCTTACCATTAATAAAATTGCTGCAGGGGAAGTGGTTGAAAGACCGGCTTCTGTAGTAAAAGAGCTTATAGAAAATTCAATAGATGCTCGAGCCAGTGCGATTACTGTGGAAATTAAAGACGGGGGAATTTCCCTTATTAGAATTACTGATAATGGTATAGGGATTCCAAAAGAAGAAGTTACTACTGCCTTTTTAAGACATACAACCAGTAAAATTTATAAAGTGGAAGATTTAAATCACATCGATTCTCTTGGGTTTAGAGGAGAAGCTCTGGCAAGTATCGCAGCGGTTTCGCAGCTGGAAATGATTACAAAGGTTGTAGGAGATATCACTGGGAAAAGAGTTGAAATTCATGGGGGCCAATTGAAAGCCGAGCAAGAAATTGGATGTCCAGAAGGAACTACATTGATTATAAAAAATTTATTTTACAACGTTCCCGCCAGGAAAAAGTTTTTAAAGAAGCCTTCTACAGAAAGCGCTTATATTAGTGATATTGTTTACAAAACTGCTCTAGGACATCCAGAGGTATCTTTCAAATATATCAATAATAATTCGATTGTATTTCATACCTCAGGAAATAATGATTTAAGGAATGCAGTCCTTAATGTTTATGGAAAAGAAGTCGTAAAAAAGATGATTTCTATTGACGCGCAAAATCACAATTTAAAAATTATAGGACTAATCGGAAAACCTGAGATCAATCGTGCCAATAGGTCATACGAAAATTTCTATATCAATGGGCGATATATTAAGAGTAAAATCTTAGAATCCGCTGTGGAGGAGGCATATAAAACCCTTCTTCCCATCAATAAATTTCCTGTGGTTGTCCTTCATATTTATATCGATCCCAATAAGATTGATGTTAATGTCCATCCAACAAAAATGGAAGTACGGTTTCGAGATGAAGAAGAAATCTTTAATTTTGTTCTGGAATCCATCCGGAAGAATTTAAAACAAGAAGATTTGATTCCAAAAGTGACATGGGAGACACCTAAAAAAGAAAAACTCTTTCAAGTGGAGGCAGTGCAGGAAAGACTTCCGGAACCCTTTGAGATCAAAAAAAGTTCTTCATATAATGAAGATATTATGAAAAAAGATCTCCCAAAAGATTTTCAAAAAGATATTCCAAAAGATATAGGGGTTTCTAATGATGGATATGCTCCTAAAGCAGCTTCTAGTTTAAAGGAAGATGTAAAAGTTGAAGAAGATCTATTTATAAATATAAATAGTGAAACAAAAGAACCTTCACCAGAACCAAAGACTATCTCGAAAAATTATACAATCGTTGGTCAAATTTTTAAAACCTATTGGATCGTAGAACAAGAGGGAATGATGTATGTTGTGGATCAACATGCTGCCCATGAAAGAATTCTTTATGAAAGGCTTATGAACAGTTTCAAATCAGGAAATATCCATTCCCAAACCCTGCTTCAGCCTCTAGTGGTCAATATTTCGCCAAAAGAAAAAGAAGTGATAGACGCCAATAGACAATTGTTTGCGGATTTTGGATTTGAAATTGAAGAGTTTGGAGACTTAAGTTATGTGATTCGTGCATTGCCGATGCTCTTTGACGGTCCTGTGGACAGTGGATTTTTCTTAGATATAGTAGATGCGTTTTTAAATGATGAACACATTAAGAATGCCTATGATATGAAATTAAATACCATTGCTACTTTTTCCTGTAAAGGAGCTGTAAAAGCGAGGGACAAATTAAGCTATGCAGAGAGCAAGGCTTTGATTGAAGAGTTATTTACCCTTGAAAACCCATATACATGTCCTCACGGAAGACCAACTATTATATCTATGAGTCAGTATGAACTGGAAAAAAAGTTTAAGAGAGTTCAGTAAAATGGAGGAAATAATGAAAAAGCCATTAATTGTTATTGCAGGTCCCACCGCCTCAGGGAAAACAAAAGTCTCTATTGAATTGGCAAAAAAAATTCATGGAGAAATCATATCGGGTGACTCTATGCAGGTATATAAATATATGGATATCGGCACTGCCAAACCCACAAAAGAAGAGATGGATGGAGTTCCCCATTATATGATTGATGAAATAGATCCGAAAGAAGACTTTAGCGTAGCAATTTTTCAGCAAAAAGCAAAAGAATACATGAAGCAGATCTATGCTAAGAATAAACTGCCTATATTAGTAGGAGGAACAGGGTTCTACATCCAATCTGTAGTTTACGATATTAATTTTATGGAAACCAATACAGACAATGCATATAGGAACCAATTACAAGAGTTAGCTAGAAAAGAAGGAAACGAATATGTGCATCAAATGTTAAAAGAGGTGGACCCTGTTTCTGCTGATGCTATTCATCCCAATAATATAAAAAGGGTTATTCGCGCATTAGAATATTATCATCAAACCAATGAACCAATTTCTCAGCATAATGAAAGAGAAAAAGCGAAAGAAAGTCCCTACAATACAGCATTTTTCTGTTTAACGATGAATAGGGACACCTTGTACCAGAGAATTGATCAACGGGTGGATCTAATGATTCAAGCTGGCTTGGTAGATGAAGTAAAGGGGCTTTTGGATCAAGGATATTCCTCTGAGCTTGTTTCAATGCAGGGGTTAGGGTATAAAGAATTGGTTCAATATCTTGAAGGTAGAATATCTCTAGAGGAAGCCATCTATATTCTAAAAAGAGATACAAGACATTTTGCCAAAAGGCAGTTAACATGGTTCAGAAGGCAGGAAGATCCCTATTGGATTGACGTTGAAGCAATGAATTTTGATGTAGAGAAAATTGTGAGGAATATGATAAATCATATTGAAGAAATTGGTATAATCATATAAAATAGGGATATAGATACATACATTACTTAAATTTAAAGAGGAGTGGATTACGGTGAGCAAAGCTATCAATCTTCAAGACGTTTTCTTGAATCAAGTTCGCAAAGAAAAAATTATGGTAACAGTTTTCTTAACTAATGGATTTCAATTAAAAGGATTAGTTAAAGGGTTTGATAACTTTATTCTTATATTAGACAGTGAAGGAAAACAACAAATGATTTATAAACATGCCATTTCTACAGTGGTACCTTCCAAACCAATTTACTTTAATTATAATCAAGATAAAAGTGATGAAGAATAATAGCATAGTATATACAATAAAAAGGGCGAAAACGTCCTTTTTATCGTATATACTTTTTTTATTATATATGATAGAATATGTTCGAAATTAAAAAAGGAGAGACTTAGTGATATGGCAGAATCTATTGAACAAATACTATCTGAAAAATTTGGACTCACTTCAAAGATTATTCATTTTTGTTATGATATTGAGAAAGAAATAGAATCTCAGTTTAGAAATATTGATGCGATTGCAGAATATAATCAATTAAAAGTACTGCATGCCATGCAAAAGAATAAACTCAGTGATATTCATTTTGCAGCTACAACAGGATACGGCTATAACGATCTTGGAAGAGATACAGTGGAAAACATTTATGCGGATGTATTTAAAACTGAAGCAGGGCTTGTTCGGCCTCAATTGATGTCCGGTACCCATGCCCTTACTGTTGCTTTATTTGGCAATCTTCGACCGGGGGATGAATTAGTATCGCCAGTGGGGAAACCCTATGATACCCTGGAAGGGGTTATAGGTATTAGAGAAACCAGAGGATCTCTTAAGGAGTATGGAGTGATCTATAAACAAGTAGAATTAAAAGAGAGTGGATTCGACTACGAAGGTATTGAAAAAGCGATTACGCCTAAGACAAAGATGGTAACCATCCAACGCTCCAAAGGATATACATGGAGGCCAACACTGTCCGTAGAGCAAATAAAAGAACTTATTGCATTCATTAAAAATATCCGTTCGGATATTATATGTATGGTAGACAATTGTTATGGAGAATTTGTAGATTATATAGAACCAACGGAGGTAGGAGCGGACCTTGTTGTAGGGTCACTCATTAAAAATCCGGGAGGGGGCATTGCACCCATCGGAGGCTATATCGTTGGAAAAGAAGAATACGTGGAAAATGCAGCAGTACGGCTTACAGCGCCCGGCTTGGGAAAAGAAGTAGGAGCAACTTTAGGATTAAATCAGCCTGTATTGCAGGGGCTTTTCTTTGCACCTCAAGTGGTTTCCGGAAGCTTAAAAGGAGCTGTTTTTGCATCTAGAATCTTTGAGAAACTAGGATTTGATGTTATGCCGGCATCTACTGAAAAAAGATATGACATTATTCAAGCTATACAGATGAAAAATCCAGAAAACCTTATTGCTTTTTGTCAGGGGATCCAAAAAGGTTCACCTGTAGACAGTTATGTTGTACCGGAACCTTGGGATATGCCGGGATATGATTGTCCTGTTATTATGGCAGCTGGCGCCTTTGTACAAGGTTCATCCATTGAATTAAGTGCCGATGCGCCTATTAAACCACCTTATACGGTATTTTTACAGGGTGGACTGTCCTGGCATCATGCTAAAATAGGCATCATGATGGCGGTACAAAAAATGGTGGATCGAAGTTTATTACATATATAAAAAAGATAACACTGTAAAAAAATGAGAATGGATATCCATTCTCATTTTTTTATCTGTTGATTATCTCATCAATTTCATCCAGCCATATTCTTGAAGAAGCATCGCTGGGCATTCGCCAGTCTCCTCTGGGAGACAGGGAAACCGAACCTACTTTAGGTCCGTCAGGAAGACAAGAACGTTTGAATTGTTGGGAGAAAAATCTTCTGTAGAAGACCTTTATCCACTTCAAAATAGTATCGCGATCATATTTCTCTTTAAAAGCATGTTCTGCCAAATATACAATTTTAGAAGGAGAAAATCCAAAACGAACAACATAATACAAAAAGAAATCATGCAGCTCATAAGGGCCTACAATATCTTCAGTTTTCTGATGAATTTCCCCATCTTCTGTAGGGGGAAGAAGTTCAGGACTGACGGGGGTATTTAAAATATCTACTAAGGTAGCTTTAGCCTTTTCGTCCATTTTGCTGTCAGCAATCCATGAAATCAGACTGCGTACCAAGGTCTTTGGAATACTTCCATTAACGCCATACATAGACATATGATCCCCGTTATAGGTAGCCCATCCAAGGGCCAGCTCTGAAAGATCTCCGGTACCGATGACAAGACCGTTTTCTTTATTGGCAATATCCATTAGAATCTGAGTTCTTTCCCTTGCCTGAGTATTTTCATAAGTAGCATCATGGATGGAAGGATCGTGTCCAATATCTTTAAAATGCTGCATGCATGCATCAGCAATTGGGATCTCTCGAATGGTTACCCCTAAATTTCTCATTAAATCAAGGGCGTTATTATAGGTTCTATCGGTTGTTCCAAAGCCAGGCATAGTTATTCCAAGAATGTTTTTACGATCCAAATTTAATTTATCAAAGGTAGCAACACAAACAAGCAGGGCAAGGGTGGAGTCCAATCCACCAGAGATCCCTACTACGGCAGTTTTTGATCCTGTATGTTCCAAACGCTTTCGGAGTCCATTGACTTGAATCGAAAAGATTTCCTGGCATCTAAGCGCCATTGTCTCTTGATTGGAAGGAACAAAGGGATGGGGATCTATGTATCTAGTTAAATTGTCAATTGCCTGAGGAGATAATTCAAATGGAATAATTCTGTATTTTTTTGAATCATCCATACTGCCAATTAAATTCATAAAACTTGACGATTTCCTGCGTTCTAAAGCCAATCGTTCCAAATCCAATTCACTGAATATAAGAGACATATCGTCGGCAAAGGGCGCTCTTTCTTTTAGCAGTATTCCATTTTCAAAAATCATTGAGTGTCCTCCGAATACTATATCGGTAGTGGATTCACCGTAGCCGGAGGAGACATAGACATATCCTGCCATACACCTTGCAGATTGCTGACTAATCAGGTTCTTTCTGTAATCACTTTTTCCAACAGCTTCGTTGCTTGCAGAAAGATTTAAAATTAAAGACGCTCCGTAAAGACATTGAAAAGAACTGGGTGGAATGGGCGTCCATAAGTCTTCACATATTTCAACGCCTATACAAAGAGACGAATAATTTTTGCTTTTAAATAAAAGATCGGTACCAAAAGGAACTATTTGGCCGCACAGGTCTATTTCATCACTGATTTTACTTAAGGAAGAAGAGAACCATCTTCGTTCATAAAATTCTCCATGGTTCGGAATAGAGGTTTTTGGGATAACTCCTAAAATTTTTCCGTTCAACAGCAGTACTGCGCAGTTAAAAAGCTGCTCATCGGCAGCTATAGGCATTCCTACCACAATCAACATATTCAGATGCACAGAGTAGTCCAAAATACGCTGCAACGCTCCTTTTGCTTCTTCTAAAAGAATTTCTTGTCCGAACAAATCTCCGCAGGTATATCCGGTAATACATAATTCAGGAAACACCAGTATTTGAACTGAGTTTTTCTTTGCAGCTTCAATGAGCTGAAGGATTTCATCGGTGTTCTTTTTACAGTCGCAAACGGTTACCTTCGGTACGGCTCCGCCAATTCTAATAAATCCATTATTCATAGTGTCAACTCCTAAGATATCTATCACTTTTATTAAAATTTCCTAAACAGGCCTATGACTTTACCCAGAATTGTTACGTCTCGAACAATGATCGGATTCATAGCAGGGTTTTCCGGCTGTAAGCGAATATGGTCTTTTTCCCTGAAAAAGCGTTTTACAGTTGCGGAATCTTCAATCATAGCCACAACAATATCGCCGTTTTCAGCACTGCTTTGTTTTCTGACTAACACTAGGTCATTATTGAAGATGCCTGCTTCAATCATACTATCTCCCTGTACATGCAGCATATAAACTGTGTCATTTTTTACATATTCCACAGGGAGTGGAAAATAATCTTCAATATTTTCTACTGCAAGAATAGGTTGCCCAGCAGTGACATTGCCTACGATGGGAACATTAACCAACTCATGACGTATTTCGTAAAATGTATCATCTAATATTTCAATAGCCCTTGGCTTTGTGGGATCTCTGCGAATCATTCCTTTTTTCTCTAAACGATTAAGATGGCCATGAACAGTTGAAGTGGATTTTAGATTCACGGCATCACATATCTCTCTAACTGAAGGGGGATATCCCTTTGCTTTAATTTCTTTTTTTAAGTATTCTAGTATTTCTTTTTGTTTATCGCCAATTTTAGTACTCATATAGTCACCTCGCTATACAATATGATTTATTATAGCATATACCCTGTAAAATATCAAAACTAATGTTCGATAGCAATGATTAAATTTCCCCTAAAACATCATAAAAATATTGACACAGAATATGTGTTCGCATATAATAAATACAAACAGATGTTCGGAGGGATTATGTATGCTAAAGAAGAAATCATTCGAAAAATATCGTTTTATATTATTAATTATATTTTTTATCTGTGTATTTCAGCTTATCTCAGGTATTATGTATAGTTCTACAGGTAAAGAATACAATAGAAAAAATCCA
The genomic region above belongs to Defluviitalea saccharophila and contains:
- a CDS encoding aminotransferase class I/II-fold pyridoxal phosphate-dependent enzyme, with product MAESIEQILSEKFGLTSKIIHFCYDIEKEIESQFRNIDAIAEYNQLKVLHAMQKNKLSDIHFAATTGYGYNDLGRDTVENIYADVFKTEAGLVRPQLMSGTHALTVALFGNLRPGDELVSPVGKPYDTLEGVIGIRETRGSLKEYGVIYKQVELKESGFDYEGIEKAITPKTKMVTIQRSKGYTWRPTLSVEQIKELIAFIKNIRSDIICMVDNCYGEFVDYIEPTEVGADLVVGSLIKNPGGGIAPIGGYIVGKEEYVENAAVRLTAPGLGKEVGATLGLNQPVLQGLFFAPQVVSGSLKGAVFASRIFEKLGFDVMPASTEKRYDIIQAIQMKNPENLIAFCQGIQKGSPVDSYVVPEPWDMPGYDCPVIMAAGAFVQGSSIELSADAPIKPPYTVFLQGGLSWHHAKIGIMMAVQKMVDRSLLHI
- a CDS encoding NAD(+) synthase — protein: MNNGFIRIGGAVPKVTVCDCKKNTDEILQLIEAAKKNSVQILVFPELCITGYTCGDLFGQEILLEEAKGALQRILDYSVHLNMLIVVGMPIAADEQLFNCAVLLLNGKILGVIPKTSIPNHGEFYERRWFSSSLSKISDEIDLCGQIVPFGTDLLFKSKNYSSLCIGVEICEDLWTPIPPSSFQCLYGASLILNLSASNEAVGKSDYRKNLISQQSARCMAGYVYVSSGYGESTTDIVFGGHSMIFENGILLKERAPFADDMSLIFSELDLERLALERRKSSSFMNLIGSMDDSKKYRIIPFELSPQAIDNLTRYIDPHPFVPSNQETMALRCQEIFSIQVNGLRKRLEHTGSKTAVVGISGGLDSTLALLVCVATFDKLNLDRKNILGITMPGFGTTDRTYNNALDLMRNLGVTIREIPIADACMQHFKDIGHDPSIHDATYENTQARERTQILMDIANKENGLVIGTGDLSELALGWATYNGDHMSMYGVNGSIPKTLVRSLISWIADSKMDEKAKATLVDILNTPVSPELLPPTEDGEIHQKTEDIVGPYELHDFFLYYVVRFGFSPSKIVYLAEHAFKEKYDRDTILKWIKVFYRRFFSQQFKRSCLPDGPKVGSVSLSPRGDWRMPSDASSRIWLDEIDEIINR
- the mutS gene encoding DNA mismatch repair protein MutS, translating into MMQQYLDTKKKCEGCLLFFRLGDFYEMFFEDALTASKELEITLTGRDCGLEERAPMCGVPYHSAENYINKLVEKGYKVAICEQVEDPKSAKGIVKREIIRIVTPGTLIDTNVLEEGKNNYLMSIYSDAHSYGIAIVDITTGEFRVTEITGSGIQKKLMEEIAKYSPAELICNKDFANAQSLIEEIRNRFHTYINEYNEWSFDYETAYKKLCEHFHVHHLDGLGLKEFSHGISASGALLEYLNDTQKVNLGHVVEITPYYIDEFMRLDISSRRNLELTETLREKSRKGSLLWVLDKTKTAMGARLLRKWLEQPLLDAIQIRKRLDGVEEFKNNAILREELKELLNGIYDLERLMSKVIYGTVNGRDLIALKNSIALLPHIKTLLSECHADYQKEIYDQLDILEDIYQLIDQAIIDEPPISVKEGDIIKAGYHPEVDKLRKAKTEGKQWIAALESEEKEKTGIKNLKIKYNKVFGYFIEITKSNFDSVPDRYIRKQTLANAERYITPELKELEETVLGAEEKVMDLEYKLFLEIREHICGEVERIQKTAKQIAVIDVLQSLGDVADRQNYVKPDITEEDTIHIKNGRHPVVEKMMPMEQFISNDTYLDENENRLAIITGPNMAGKSTYMRQVALIVLMAQIGSFVPAESAEIGIVDRIFTRVGASDDLASGQSTFMVEMSEVANILHNATHKSLLILDEIGRGTSTFDGLSIAWAVIEYISNKNKIGAKTLFATHYHELTELEGKIPGVNNYCIDVVEKGDTIIFLRKIKRGGADHSYGIQVAKLAGLPNEVIDRAKYILSELDEADISKHTKSITAAEPKPKTQNALPTQLDLFSAAQKEFIQDIVNVDVLNMTPMEAMQKLYDLIKKAKTLI
- the hfq gene encoding RNA chaperone Hfq — encoded protein: MSKAINLQDVFLNQVRKEKIMVTVFLTNGFQLKGLVKGFDNFILILDSEGKQQMIYKHAISTVVPSKPIYFNYNQDKSDEE
- the miaA gene encoding tRNA (adenosine(37)-N6)-dimethylallyltransferase MiaA, translated to MKKPLIVIAGPTASGKTKVSIELAKKIHGEIISGDSMQVYKYMDIGTAKPTKEEMDGVPHYMIDEIDPKEDFSVAIFQQKAKEYMKQIYAKNKLPILVGGTGFYIQSVVYDINFMETNTDNAYRNQLQELARKEGNEYVHQMLKEVDPVSADAIHPNNIKRVIRALEYYHQTNEPISQHNEREKAKESPYNTAFFCLTMNRDTLYQRIDQRVDLMIQAGLVDEVKGLLDQGYSSELVSMQGLGYKELVQYLEGRISLEEAIYILKRDTRHFAKRQLTWFRRQEDPYWIDVEAMNFDVEKIVRNMINHIEEIGIII
- the lexA gene encoding transcriptional repressor LexA → MSTKIGDKQKEILEYLKKEIKAKGYPPSVREICDAVNLKSTSTVHGHLNRLEKKGMIRRDPTKPRAIEILDDTFYEIRHELVNVPIVGNVTAGQPILAVENIEDYFPLPVEYVKNDTVYMLHVQGDSMIEAGIFNNDLVLVRKQSSAENGDIVVAMIEDSATVKRFFREKDHIRLQPENPAMNPIIVRDVTILGKVIGLFRKF
- the mutL gene encoding DNA mismatch repair endonuclease MutL, giving the protein MNPIHKLDELTINKIAAGEVVERPASVVKELIENSIDARASAITVEIKDGGISLIRITDNGIGIPKEEVTTAFLRHTTSKIYKVEDLNHIDSLGFRGEALASIAAVSQLEMITKVVGDITGKRVEIHGGQLKAEQEIGCPEGTTLIIKNLFYNVPARKKFLKKPSTESAYISDIVYKTALGHPEVSFKYINNNSIVFHTSGNNDLRNAVLNVYGKEVVKKMISIDAQNHNLKIIGLIGKPEINRANRSYENFYINGRYIKSKILESAVEEAYKTLLPINKFPVVVLHIYIDPNKIDVNVHPTKMEVRFRDEEEIFNFVLESIRKNLKQEDLIPKVTWETPKKEKLFQVEAVQERLPEPFEIKKSSSYNEDIMKKDLPKDFQKDIPKDIGVSNDGYAPKAASSLKEDVKVEEDLFININSETKEPSPEPKTISKNYTIVGQIFKTYWIVEQEGMMYVVDQHAAHERILYERLMNSFKSGNIHSQTLLQPLVVNISPKEKEVIDANRQLFADFGFEIEEFGDLSYVIRALPMLFDGPVDSGFFLDIVDAFLNDEHIKNAYDMKLNTIATFSCKGAVKARDKLSYAESKALIEELFTLENPYTCPHGRPTIISMSQYELEKKFKRVQ